The genomic window aaggatagaagctgtcaaaccaacctaatatgttttattaagagGTGAGTAGAAACCTGGATAGGGGTGTCACTGTGACTATAGtgtatatcaatttttttttttaaaactatgtaAGACGTCATTATGATATACAGGACAGCAGTGGTTTCACATCACAAAAGGTACAAAGCCTTATAGATCCAACACACTAGGTGGAAGTATGCCTGGTGTATGGTATGTGGTAGAAGTGTATGGAACCAGGCTCCAGTTTACTGACAGATACATACTTCTTGGTGGGCTCCCATTGATACTTGAGCCTTAATGCCCCCTGTGGCAAGGAGGACCTTTAAATAAACTAACTTATCAGCCATAATgtctctgtaccagtgtaactggcaggcagagaatgggttataTGCCTCACTACACACTACACTAAACTGTTAGGCAACAGTGACACCTGCAGTATTTAGTTCATTAGGTAGAGTAGAAGTTTCCGGCTCTTTCTAGAACCTGATAGAAAGTAGTTGAAGTATGCCAATATGCTCCACATAAAAGGTCTACAGAGACAGAGCTTAGCTGACACATGTTATATAGCCAGGTTTGTCAGGCACCAGGAAAGGGCCTGCACCTCTACAGACAGTGGGAATCCTTATTTCAGGAATTCATGACTTCAGTATGTTTGGCCGCAAAGTTAACATAGGCCTTTGTATCGCATCTCTCTGAGTTTAGGAGGTAAGATGTACAAGGACCCCTGGGCAATAGTAGGAACCATATGTAGTGGCTTTCAGTCCGGCCTAGATACTTAAGCAGAAAGCTCTTTTgctgacagggagggaaaagACTCAAGACATtgatggaggtgatgaggacataggaggacacgatggaggtgatgaggacacaggaggacatgatggaggtgatgaggacacaggaggacataatggaggtgatgaggacacagggggacacaaTGGAGGTGATGATGACACAGTGGTACAGGATGGAGTTGATGAGGACACAGTGGGACAGGATGGAGGTGATGAGGATACCTTAAAGGAATCGTATCATCACTTTCATACTGCCTGAACCACAAATCTTTGGGGCAGCTTCTTCCCTCCCCACCAGCTCCCTGTTTGGCGATAGGGAAAGATCTATCAATTAAGGCCGGAGGGGCAGAAAATCTACTCTGTGTGGCCGAAATGTCAAGGCTACTTTTAGGTGGGAtggtgttatatatacacacaaacacctaTGTATTTTAATTTCAGCCAATTTTTAttgcatttgcaaaaaaaatctacttttgtaaacttctatatactgtacttcaTGTATGGATGTAGCAATGGTTAAGATGATCTCTAACGCAACAATCGTGTCAGAGAGGTATGATAAGTCATTTAGAACATTGAGTTAAACTCGTCACTGTGATTAATACAGGCTGCATCTGTTTACAGATCAGAGACCATCATTGTGGATTTTGTCCAGCAACATGGATGAATTTAATATTCTTCATGGTATGGAAACTTTGGGTGATCCGTCCATCTGCAAAATCAGGATAAATGGGTGTTAAAGTTGGTGAAATATGACAGCGggatgggtgggggtgggggcctgATCTCTGCGTGTGGTTGTTATATAATCACTACTGAATCACAGAACCGCTTActgacagcagtgtatatacactcaccggccactttattaggtacaccttaggtaatttctaatcagccaatcacatggcggcaactcagtgcatttaggcatgtagacatggtcaagacaatctcctgcagttcaaaccgagcatcagtatggggaagaaaggtgatttgagtccttttgaacgtggcatggttgttggtgccagaagggctggtctgagtatttctgaaactgctgatctactgggattttcacgcacaaccatctctagggtttacagagaatggtccgaaaaagaaaaaacatccagtgagcggcagttctgtgggcggaaatgccttgttgatgccagaggtcagaggagaatgggcagactggttcgagctgatagaaaggcaacagtgactcaaatagccaaccgttacacccaaggtaggcagaagagcatctctgaacgcacagtacggccaactctgaggcagatgggctacggcagcagaagaccacaccgggtgccactcctttcagctaagaacaggaaactgaggctacaatttgcacaagctcatcgaaattggacagtagaaaattggaaaaacgttgcctggtctgatgagtctcgatttctgctgcgacattcggatggtagggtcagaatttggcgtcaacaacatgaaagcatggatccatcctgccttgtatcaacggttcaggctggtggtggtggtgtcatggtgtggggaatattttcttggtcgtctttgggccccttggtaccaattgagcattgttgcaacgccacagcctacctgagtattgttgctgaccatgtccatccctttatgaccacaatggacccaacatctgatggctactttcagcaggataatgcgccatgtcataaagctagaatcatctcagactggtttcttgaacatgacaatgagttcactgtactccaatggcctccacagtcaccagatctcaatccaatagagcatctttgggatgtggtgggagattcgcatcatggatgtgcagccgacaaatctgcggcaactgtgtgatgccatcatgtcaatctggaccaaaatctctgaggaagcttccagcaccttgttgtatctatgccaccaagaattgaggcagttctgaaggcaaaagggggtccaacccgttactagcatggtgtacctaataaagtggccggtgagtgtatgtatacagtatgtagtgtatgtgtatatatgtatacagtgggggagatttatcaaacatggtgtaaagtcattccttacagactggtggaatctgattggttgctaggggcaactgagccagtttcactttataccatgtttgataaaactcccccaatatgtgtatgtagtgtatgtttaGGTgtttacatgtatacagtatgtgtatgtaggtatatgtatacagcatgtgTATGTTGGGTATTCTTATGTAGTTtgggaaaatgtaaaaatattgtatttttgGTACCTAGAGACATCCATGAAGCGCCTGTTCTGGTTCCGTCCATTCAGAGTTTTTATTTCCTCCTCACTCAGCTCAAATTCAAAAACCTGAAATTATAATAACCAAAGATAGACATCAACTTTTCCAATTCCTAAAGACCCATTTATACATGAAAAACCTATAGTAAATGATACTTTTCTCTATTCGATAACTCACGCATAGCATAGATCACAAACAGTAGATCTACATAGGAGACCGGAAACACACAATAGTTGGATATTTTTAAGAAAATCTATGTGCATAGTTTACTTTCTTTCCCAAGCCAATACAGATCAGGGTTTTGGGTGGCAGCACCCTGATGGACTGTGAGGAAGAACATCTTCACTCAGGCATGCAAGAAACCAACAATGCTTAGGCAAGGAGGAACAGACGGGACAGCTTTAAATAAATGCAAGAGAAAGTGGATAGATGGAGGAATAATAATAAACCCCAGGAGCAAAGGAGAAGAGAAAAGGTGGAAAAAGTTCACACGGTTTGGACTTAAGATGTTGCTATGAAATGATCTTCATCAAACCACTAATGTGTGCCTTCATTTCAAGACCTCGAGTCTCCTACCTGAAGATTCTGCTTGATCCTCTCCGCCTTAAAACTCTTGGCAAGAACCACTATCCCCCTCTGTAACAAGTGTCTCATCGCTACTTGGGCAGGAGTTCGGCCATGTTTTTTGGCAATGTCATTGAGCACAGGGTCTTCCAGTAGGATCGGAGAACTCTGGTCAACCCTGCAGGAATGAAGACACAATGTAGATAAATGTTATGTGCACCAAGATTTACTCTTGACGATTAAAAGACAACACTGTAACTTTAAGAGTACGAGTCTGAACCAAAGTCAACATGGCATTGCCTAGGATTGGTGGAAGAGAGCTAAGACATTCGATCAGTAAGTAAATCTGCAACTTTGTCCAGTTGGGAGAGAATTCTCCTTCAAAACATGTCACTTCTTACCAGTTCCGATCCCGGGTAGTGCCTAGCACCCCGTACGCCACCAGGACTATGTTGTGTGACTTGCAGAACTCCAACAGCTTCGATTGGTTCAGGTAGAGATGACACTCAACCTAGTGGTAAATAAAGTGTGTCACATGAAATCACAGCTAAATAAAAGGGTATGCATAAGGGGTATTGTCATCCAAGAGCTGTGGTTCCATCCCGATGGTGTGTATTGCATGTCATATAAAGGTTATACATATGGAAGTTATCAAACCCATATAAAGAGCAACAACAACGATAAACTACCCACAGTACTAGGGTGGTCAGTGACTAGACAAAATATTCGGGCATTGTAAATATATCTAACATTCCATTGACTAGGCTATACTATACCTATATTCACTATGGCATGTTAGATGCACTTATATTACTCATGTATTGTGCGTAGCCACTGACGATCCTGGTACAGTGGGAAGTTTATTAGAGTTAGTGCCCGTTATATTGTATACAATTCTGCATTGCCATTCAGATACTTACTAATTTTGGGGACAATTACCCtcaatttttgtaaatttttggaTAGAACTGCTATTTAGCTTAAAGTTGATGTCCATGGAGACCTGTCTTTTTTTTATGAGtgatggggaggataaaagaaataacatgttctcacctccctggctccagtggtGGGGGCCATATATCGCCAATCCGGTCCCAgggtccccggctgcttcctggtctgagtggggacccaggtTGTCTCGTGTCAGGTCtggtcagccagtcagcggccaagaAGGGACccctgacacatcacaaccctggtccccactcagaccacaaagcggccggggaccagatCGGTGGTATGCGACCACTAGGGATGGAGCCATTGAGGGGAGagaatgttatttcttttatccttcctCTCCCCAGTAATTTTGAAAAAAGAGGTCTGCCTGGACTTCTTTAATTATGAAGGTTACCTGGTTGCACACAGGTTTGTATCTCAGTCCCGGCATGTTGAGGATGAGTTCTATCTGTTTGTGGTTGAAGTTGGAGACACCTATAGATCTGACCAGCCCGGCTTCTTTACAGTCCTCCATAgccttaagttaaaaaaaaaaaatctaaaaaatcaTAGAATAAAGATTGGGATCTTTCCGGTGTTTCCCCTGATGAACAAAACTCTAAGAGGAGTAGGGATGAGTGACAACTATACTAAGCACATTTCTTTTCAATAAAAGTTGTCACCCTGTGTAGTCCTACTCCCTTCCCTACTCTACAGCTACATTCTGTAGCTTAGTAAGAAGTGGGGCACAGATACAGTTAATAGCAATATGACTGTGGGATCAGACTACAAAGGGTTCGTTTGTAGTCTGTCACTTTGGAAACATATAGTACACAAAACAATAGAATTTTATAAATTTGCTAATTTTTCATTATAAATGCATtgaaacaataaaaatatgtGTACAAACAGCCGACAAGGACTTAAAGACCTCGAGTAGCTGTATAGGGTTGCTGTTTATTCTGCTTTCTACAGATATAAACGTCTCTAGTGGAATATAGGAGTCTCACAAAACTGTTAATTTTGGGGGAAATCTTCATACCTTCCAAGTGTCTCGAATATCAGTATTGTGATAGATTATTTTTCCGTTTTCATCTGTTGGGTATGGATCGTCTCCGGGCTTAAAATAAGAGAGAAAGTAATCAATATACAAACTAGTACATTAAGAATCAAAAGGAAGGAGATCATGAGATAATTCGGACCCGTCCAACAGTCTCCCCCTTAGATCAGTTGGACAAAATGTGGGGGAAATGTCCAGACCTTGAACTCCAAGGGAGTGTGGATAATGAAGAGATCCATGTAATCCAGCTGTAGATCCTTCAGGGACCTCTCAAGAGCGGGACGGACCAACTCCGGGGGGTGAAAGGTGCTCCAGAGCTAGAAACAGGAAAAGCTAAATAAAACTTCTGGATAACAGCTGATAATTGAGATCTACTTATTACTTGTGTAAGAGACCAAGATAATGAAGAGGACAACTGATGGCCACCTAGAAATACCTAAACATAACTTTTTTAACCAtctgtaatcaaatgccacacccTCAGGTTCTGATGAAGTCTCGCTGATCTCTAGTCACTGCCATTACCTTGCCAGTGTAGAACACATCTTCTCTCTTGACCGTTCCATCCGCGATCTTCGCATTGATAGCACGGCCGACCTCAACCTCATTGCCGTACATGAACGCTGAGTCGATGTGCCGATACCCGATCTCAAGGGCAACTTTCACGGCCTCTTCTGACAGAGATTTGGGAAACTATATGCAATGATATAATGTAATTTATAGCAATACAGCTTTGTGAACCATTTTATTTGGTTCCGTCAAGGTCAAAGTGTTCTTTAATTGTATGGGTATCCTTTATCCTCCATCTGTGACTTGTTTAGGCCTTCACAACTCTACTAATACCACCCTACTACTGCCCCTGTGGTAATACTTCTTAAACTACAACTGAACTTCTATCCTCAGTGCCCATTAATGTTGTTCAATATTATCACTATCATTACTCATTAGATACTCAGTCTAGTAGGAAGAGTCTATAAAGCTGTGGATTTAAAGGGTTTCTCTCATCtgggcttgttatcccctattccaGGACTGCAACCAATTCTTAGAACGGGAATGCAATCACCGAATAGAATGCTCTGAATCATTGGACGGCCTCGTAGAGAATGCATAGTCCTAGtagtagttaataaggttgaaagagtccatcaagttcaaccaatgccaattgccccatcacagggagaaaagttcctacccgactccaaaatggcaatcggaataaatccctggatccaTGTTCTTGATCCAGGGATCAAGGGCGCACCATTCACTGCAGGGCAATTTCCTCCCCGCTCTCAATATCGGGAGGGTCCGGGCAGTTATCCCGTATCCATAGGATAGTGGATAACAAgcccagatgagaataccccaTTAATGGCTAACTAATAAACTCCAGACTTGTTACCAGCTGTGACTACCCACCTCCTGGGGGGCATAGGTGCCCAGTCCAACCATCGGTATCTTGTGCCCATCATTCAATGTAATTCTTGAATGTTTTGTCAGAGCCATAACGCTGCTTGGAGCTCAGATctcttctgaatttttttttcagtgaacGTTGACTTTTTTGGCTGAGCCCCAGCAGCTCGACTCCACCTCTTCTCTGCTTTCCAGCTCACTAAGCAAACTGGACCCTCTCTACACCCCGGGCTTCAATAGGTCATTAGTACTGTAGACCCGTGCCGGCTCATGCCAAGATAATATTCTGCAATATCACTTCGATAAATATGTTCTGTAAAATTTTTAACTAACCAAAGAGCACCCGGGGCCGGAGCTGCTGTACCTAGTGAGGAGGGGGATCGCTTCTCTTTCTAAACTTTTAGCTGCGGCAGAGAACGTTGAATATTGAACATAGAGCTGACCCAGGACACAGTAAACTTCAGACACTCCCATCTCGAGAGTTGACTAGCACAG from Dendropsophus ebraccatus isolate aDenEbr1 chromosome 1, aDenEbr1.pat, whole genome shotgun sequence includes these protein-coding regions:
- the LOC138788387 gene encoding estradiol 17 beta-dehydrogenase 5-like isoform X2, which produces MALTKHSRITLNDGHKIPMVGLGTYAPQEFPKSLSEEAVKVALEIGYRHIDSAFMYGNEVEVGRAINAKIADGTVKREDVFYTGKLWSTFHPPELVRPALERSLKDLQLDYMDLFIIHTPLEFKPGDDPYPTDENGKIIYHNTDIRDTWKAMEDCKEAGLVRSIGVSNFNHKQIELILNMPGLRYKPVCNQVECHLYLNQSKLLEFCKSHNIVLVAYGVLGTTRDRNWVDQSSPILLEDPVLNDIAKKHGRTPAQVAMRHLLQRGIVVLAKSFKAERIKQNLQVFEFELSEEEIKTLNGRNQNRRFMDVSRWTDHPKFPYHEEY
- the LOC138788387 gene encoding estradiol 17 beta-dehydrogenase 5-like isoform X1, whose product is MGVSEVYCVLGQLYVQYSTFSAAAKSLEREAIPLLTRYSSSGPGCSLFPKSLSEEAVKVALEIGYRHIDSAFMYGNEVEVGRAINAKIADGTVKREDVFYTGKLWSTFHPPELVRPALERSLKDLQLDYMDLFIIHTPLEFKPGDDPYPTDENGKIIYHNTDIRDTWKAMEDCKEAGLVRSIGVSNFNHKQIELILNMPGLRYKPVCNQVECHLYLNQSKLLEFCKSHNIVLVAYGVLGTTRDRNWVDQSSPILLEDPVLNDIAKKHGRTPAQVAMRHLLQRGIVVLAKSFKAERIKQNLQVFEFELSEEEIKTLNGRNQNRRFMDVSRWTDHPKFPYHEEY